From one Plantibacter flavus genomic stretch:
- a CDS encoding SDR family NAD(P)-dependent oxidoreductase has protein sequence MSAGDTGELDGLVAIVTGGASGIGAAIVERLAADGASVAILDLNPSPDEDSATRLSVRANVADDASVRAAIDAVVARFGRLDIVVNNAGIGAQGTVESNDDDEWHRVFDINVVGMARVTRAALPHLRESPSAVIVNTASIAATAGLPQRALYTATKGAVLSLTRAMAADHLREGVRVNCVNPGTADTPWVGRLLDSAPDPAAERAALEARQPHGRLVAATEVAGAVAYLASPRSGSTTGTSIAVDGGMQELRLRPE, from the coding sequence ATGAGCGCCGGAGACACCGGCGAGCTTGACGGACTCGTCGCGATCGTCACCGGCGGCGCTTCGGGGATCGGCGCCGCCATCGTCGAACGCCTCGCCGCCGATGGTGCGAGCGTCGCGATCCTCGACCTGAACCCCTCACCCGACGAGGACTCCGCCACCCGCCTGTCGGTGCGGGCGAACGTCGCCGACGATGCGTCGGTACGCGCGGCGATCGACGCCGTCGTGGCACGGTTCGGTCGCCTCGACATCGTCGTGAACAACGCCGGTATCGGTGCGCAGGGCACCGTCGAGTCGAACGACGACGACGAGTGGCACCGCGTCTTCGACATCAACGTCGTCGGCATGGCTCGCGTGACGCGCGCGGCCCTCCCACACCTGCGCGAGTCGCCGTCGGCCGTGATCGTGAACACCGCGTCGATCGCCGCGACGGCGGGACTCCCCCAGCGCGCGCTCTACACGGCGACGAAGGGGGCCGTGCTGTCCTTGACGCGCGCGATGGCCGCCGACCACCTGCGCGAAGGCGTCCGGGTCAACTGTGTGAACCCGGGCACGGCGGACACCCCGTGGGTGGGCCGACTGCTCGACAGCGCGCCAGACCCGGCCGCCGAGCGCGCCGCGCTCGAGGCACGCCAGCCGCATGGCCGACTCGTCGCCGCGACCGAGGTCGCCGGTGCCGTCGCTTACCTGGCGAGCCCGCGATCAGGCTCGACGACCGGCACCTCGATCGCCGTCGACGGCGGGATGCAGGAGCTCCGCCTCCGCCCCGAGTAG
- a CDS encoding fumarylacetoacetate hydrolase family protein, producing the protein MRFARLGPVDGETPVVFAGDTAYDLRSITPDIDGAFLAGGGVDQVRAALESGALPVLDGADELRIGAPIARPSAVVCIGMNYAAHAAESGSAPPEIPIMFLKTPNTVVGPNDDVRIPRGSTKTDWEVELGVVIGERTSYLDSPEDALGRIAGFVTANDVSERDFQMAASGGQWSKGKCAPGFNPTGPWLVTPDEVDAGTLRLRSWVNGEPRQDSSTADLIFDVATVIWHLSQYLQLEPGDLVLTGTPEGVALSGRFPYLAPGDVCEVEIEGLGRQRQRFVDPVPGIAPSAKPAEALGARA; encoded by the coding sequence ATGCGCTTCGCCAGACTCGGCCCCGTGGACGGGGAGACCCCCGTCGTGTTCGCGGGCGACACCGCCTACGACCTCCGATCGATCACCCCCGACATCGACGGAGCGTTCCTCGCCGGCGGCGGCGTCGATCAGGTTCGCGCCGCCCTCGAGTCGGGTGCGCTCCCCGTCCTCGACGGCGCCGACGAGCTCCGGATCGGCGCGCCGATCGCCCGGCCGAGCGCGGTCGTCTGCATCGGGATGAACTACGCGGCGCATGCGGCGGAGTCCGGATCCGCTCCGCCCGAGATCCCGATCATGTTCCTGAAGACGCCCAACACGGTCGTCGGCCCGAACGACGACGTCCGCATCCCGCGAGGTAGCACGAAGACCGACTGGGAGGTCGAGCTGGGCGTCGTCATCGGCGAGCGCACCTCCTACCTCGACAGCCCTGAGGACGCCCTCGGCCGCATCGCCGGCTTCGTCACCGCGAACGACGTGTCGGAGCGCGACTTCCAGATGGCGGCGAGTGGTGGTCAGTGGTCGAAGGGCAAGTGCGCTCCGGGCTTCAACCCGACCGGCCCGTGGCTCGTGACGCCGGACGAGGTCGACGCCGGTACCCTGCGACTCCGCAGCTGGGTCAACGGCGAACCGCGTCAGGACTCGAGCACGGCCGACCTCATCTTCGACGTCGCCACGGTCATCTGGCACCTGAGCCAGTACCTGCAGCTCGAACCCGGCGACCTCGTCCTGACCGGCACACCCGAGGGCGTCGCGCTCTCCGGCCGGTTCCCCTACCTCGCACCGGGCGACGTCTGCGAGGTCGAGATCGAGGGCCTCGGCCGCCAGCGACAGCGGTTCGTCGACCCGGTCCCTGGAATCGCGCCGTCTGCCAAGCCGGCCGAGGCACTCGGAGCCCGCGCATGA
- a CDS encoding L-fuconate dehydratase, producing MSTIIGFETHDVRFPTSTTLDGSDAMNPDPDYSAAYLRLVTDADDGHEGHGFVFTIGRGNDVEVAAIHALREHLIGREVEPVLDALGAFWRELVYDSQLRWLGPEKGVMHMAIGAVVNALWDLKAKRAGLPLWRLLATMTPEELVELVDFRYLSDVLTPDDALAILRRAEPGREARIEALLAAGYPAYTTTPGWLGYSDEKLDRLCREAVADGFAQVKLKVGGHVEDDVRRLAIARNAVGPDIRIAVDANQRWDVAEAIDWMSRLAPYDIAWIEEPTSPDDILGHAAIARGVAPIPVATGEHMANRIMFKQFLQADALQVLQIDSTRVAGVNENITILLLAAKFGVPVCPHAGGVGLCEAVQHLSMFDFIAVSGSEDGRMIEFVDHLHEHFVEPVEIVAGRYRAPLAPGGGSEMLATSIAEFTFRGAGA from the coding sequence GTGAGTACCATCATCGGATTCGAGACGCACGACGTCCGGTTCCCGACCTCCACCACCCTCGACGGCTCAGACGCCATGAACCCCGACCCCGACTACTCCGCCGCCTACCTGCGGCTGGTGACGGACGCGGACGACGGCCACGAGGGCCACGGCTTCGTCTTCACGATCGGACGCGGCAACGACGTCGAGGTCGCTGCCATCCACGCCCTCCGCGAGCACCTCATCGGTCGCGAGGTCGAGCCCGTGCTCGACGCCCTCGGAGCCTTCTGGCGCGAACTCGTCTACGACTCCCAGCTCCGTTGGCTCGGTCCCGAGAAGGGCGTCATGCACATGGCGATCGGCGCCGTCGTCAACGCGCTCTGGGACCTCAAGGCCAAACGTGCCGGCCTGCCGCTCTGGCGGCTGCTCGCCACGATGACGCCGGAGGAGCTCGTCGAGCTCGTCGACTTCCGCTACCTGAGCGACGTCCTCACCCCGGACGACGCCCTCGCGATCCTCCGTCGCGCCGAACCGGGACGGGAGGCCAGGATCGAGGCCCTGCTCGCAGCCGGGTACCCCGCCTACACGACCACGCCCGGGTGGCTCGGCTACTCCGACGAGAAGCTCGACCGTCTGTGTCGCGAAGCGGTCGCGGACGGGTTCGCGCAGGTCAAACTCAAGGTCGGCGGGCACGTGGAAGACGACGTCCGTCGCCTCGCCATCGCCCGGAACGCGGTGGGACCCGACATCCGGATCGCGGTCGACGCCAATCAGCGTTGGGACGTCGCGGAGGCGATCGACTGGATGTCCCGACTCGCCCCCTACGACATCGCCTGGATCGAGGAGCCGACGAGCCCCGACGACATCCTCGGCCACGCGGCGATCGCGCGCGGCGTCGCCCCGATCCCGGTCGCGACCGGCGAGCACATGGCCAACCGCATCATGTTCAAGCAGTTCCTGCAGGCCGACGCCCTCCAGGTGCTCCAGATCGACTCCACGCGGGTCGCCGGCGTGAACGAGAACATCACGATCCTGCTCCTGGCCGCGAAGTTCGGTGTCCCGGTCTGCCCGCACGCCGGTGGTGTCGGGCTGTGCGAAGCGGTGCAGCACCTCTCGATGTTCGACTTCATCGCCGTGTCCGGGAGCGAAGATGGACGCATGATCGAATTCGTCGACCACCTGCACGAGCACTTCGTCGAGCCCGTCGAGATCGTCGCCGGGCGGTACCGCGCGCCGCTCGCCCCCGGCGGCGGTTCGGAGATGCTCGCGACGTCGATCGCCGAATTCACCTTCCGGGGCGCCGGTGCCTGA
- a CDS encoding aldo/keto reductase, translating to MPDLLVPRLAYGAANLGNLYRELSDEEAWAILDAAWEHGVRFYDTAPHYGLGLSERRLGAFLRTKPRDEYVLSTKVGRLLVPNPAGEGALDTDNDFVVPATVRREWDASEAGVRRSLDESLERLGLGHVDVLYLHDPERNDPESGISEGIPALAALRDEGLVGAVGIGSMDVASLLAAVRTGLTDLIMIAGRYTLAEQPAADELLPACLEHGVGVVAASVFNSGLLARAVPDPDGRYEYGAVPPEVFDRAVDIAEICRRFDVELPAAALQFPLRHPAVRTVAVGASRPEQIIQNVERFEAPIPETFWTELRTRGLLG from the coding sequence GTGCCTGACCTGCTCGTCCCGCGGCTCGCGTACGGCGCCGCCAATCTCGGCAACCTCTACCGCGAGCTCAGCGATGAGGAGGCCTGGGCGATCCTCGATGCGGCCTGGGAACACGGCGTCCGCTTCTACGACACGGCTCCGCACTACGGCCTCGGTCTCTCCGAGCGTCGGCTCGGCGCCTTCCTGCGGACGAAACCGCGCGACGAGTACGTCCTGTCCACCAAGGTCGGCCGTCTCCTCGTGCCGAACCCCGCGGGGGAGGGTGCGCTCGATACCGACAACGACTTCGTCGTCCCGGCGACCGTGCGGCGCGAGTGGGACGCGAGCGAGGCCGGCGTGCGGCGCTCGCTCGACGAGTCCCTCGAACGACTCGGACTCGGCCACGTCGACGTGCTCTACCTCCACGACCCCGAACGCAACGATCCGGAGTCCGGGATCTCCGAAGGGATACCGGCGCTCGCCGCACTCCGCGACGAAGGACTCGTCGGCGCGGTCGGGATCGGATCGATGGACGTCGCGTCCCTGCTCGCCGCGGTGCGCACGGGCCTGACCGACCTCATCATGATCGCCGGACGGTACACGCTCGCCGAGCAACCGGCGGCCGACGAGCTGCTGCCCGCCTGTCTGGAACACGGCGTCGGGGTGGTCGCCGCCTCGGTGTTCAACTCGGGCCTGCTGGCCCGCGCCGTGCCGGACCCGGATGGCCGCTACGAGTACGGTGCCGTCCCGCCGGAGGTCTTCGACCGCGCCGTCGACATCGCCGAGATCTGCCGTCGGTTCGACGTCGAACTGCCCGCAGCCGCCCTCCAGTTCCCGCTCCGCCACCCTGCCGTGCGGACGGTCGCGGTCGGCGCCTCGCGGCCGGAGCAGATCATCCAGAACGTGGAGCGCTTCGAGGCACCGATCCCCGAGACCTTCTGGACGGAGCTGCGCACCAGAGGGCTGCTCGGCTGA
- a CDS encoding amidohydrolase family protein: MRTIDAHLHLWNRADGYHWLASADESLREDFTPERAAAELQAAGVDAAILVQADDTELDTMSMLSASDAFDWVAGVVGWVPIDDAKRAEVLLDRWGAHPRFRGIRQLLHDDPRDGLLLAAPARRLAAVLADRGLPLDLPNAFPRLLSDATGLARLEEGLTLVVDHLAKPPRDDEAFERWATELAAAAEPPNVVAKVSGLNRAGRPFVAADVRRAWDTALACFGPERLMLGSDWPMTVTSGGYGAVWHELSGLVDELSPSERDALRGGTATRVYRLDPRGPSATTD; the protein is encoded by the coding sequence ATGCGGACGATCGACGCGCACCTCCATCTGTGGAATCGCGCCGACGGGTATCACTGGCTCGCTTCGGCCGACGAGTCGCTTCGCGAGGACTTCACGCCGGAGCGTGCGGCCGCAGAGCTGCAGGCGGCCGGCGTCGATGCGGCGATCCTCGTCCAGGCCGACGACACCGAGCTCGACACGATGTCCATGCTCAGTGCATCGGACGCTTTCGATTGGGTGGCCGGCGTCGTCGGCTGGGTGCCGATCGACGACGCGAAGCGGGCCGAGGTGCTGCTCGACCGTTGGGGCGCGCATCCACGGTTCCGCGGCATTCGTCAGCTGCTGCACGACGATCCCCGGGACGGCCTGCTCCTGGCCGCCCCCGCCCGCCGGTTGGCGGCGGTCCTCGCGGACCGTGGGCTTCCGCTCGACCTCCCGAACGCCTTCCCGCGCCTGCTCAGCGACGCCACCGGACTCGCGCGGCTGGAGGAGGGGCTGACGCTCGTCGTCGACCACCTCGCGAAGCCGCCGCGCGACGACGAGGCCTTCGAACGCTGGGCGACCGAGCTGGCCGCGGCGGCGGAGCCACCGAACGTGGTCGCGAAGGTGTCCGGCCTCAACCGTGCCGGTCGGCCGTTCGTGGCGGCCGACGTGCGTCGGGCCTGGGACACCGCGCTCGCCTGCTTCGGGCCCGAGCGGTTGATGCTCGGCAGTGACTGGCCGATGACCGTCACGAGCGGCGGGTACGGTGCGGTCTGGCACGAGCTGTCCGGTCTCGTCGACGAATTGTCGCCGTCGGAACGCGATGCACTCCGTGGCGGGACGGCGACGCGCGTCTACCGGCTCGACCCCCGCGGGCCGTCGGCGACGACGGACTGA
- a CDS encoding RbsD/FucU family protein: MLTGIDPVLSGELLLHLDAMGHSDTVVIADAHFPAARLGERVVVLPTLSTPEVLRAVRTVIPLDDEPVLDLMTSADGTVLDVQRELIAAAGTTEDAVRFVDRFAYYDEAATAFLIIRTGETRTYGNVTLRKGLVTRTA; encoded by the coding sequence ATGCTGACAGGGATCGACCCGGTGCTGAGCGGCGAACTGCTGCTGCACCTGGACGCGATGGGGCATTCGGACACGGTGGTGATCGCCGACGCGCACTTCCCGGCCGCTCGACTCGGCGAACGCGTCGTCGTGCTCCCGACGCTGTCGACGCCGGAGGTCCTCCGGGCGGTGCGCACGGTGATCCCGCTCGACGACGAACCCGTGCTCGACCTCATGACGAGTGCCGACGGCACGGTGCTCGACGTCCAGCGGGAACTCATCGCCGCCGCCGGCACGACCGAGGACGCCGTGCGTTTCGTCGACCGGTTCGCCTACTACGACGAGGCCGCCACAGCCTTCCTCATCATCCGCACGGGCGAGACCAGGACCTACGGGAACGTCACGCTGCGGAAGGGCCTCGTGACGCGCACGGCGTGA
- a CDS encoding serine hydrolase domain-containing protein, with product MTATPRSTSRPRRVWVIAAISTAVALAAGLVFRPGPSTLPAEAAGDAELAATVRELAGPDRKAVLAVVVTPDGTRTATIGAQPDARFEIGSVSKAFTGLLLADAIERGEVTPDTRLGDLLELGDAPAADVTLEQLATHTSGLPRLPMDLSTILSSAWFALTTANPYGEDLEKLLEQARSASLDTPKGTYSNLGFELLGAALGSAAGTSYADLLEERITGPMGLDSTSPVSDAAELGDHDLLGETAGGRTAAAWTGTAIGPAGGIRSDTADLARFAERLADGSAPGIGALAPQTAFGDREIGWAWITDRKAIDGEDLVWHNGATGGFASFVGVVPATGTTVVLVSATQESVDAAGVALLEQIGAAR from the coding sequence ATGACCGCCACACCACGCAGCACGTCCCGACCCAGACGGGTCTGGGTCATCGCCGCCATCAGCACCGCTGTCGCCCTCGCGGCTGGACTCGTATTCCGACCAGGACCCTCGACGCTTCCCGCGGAGGCCGCCGGCGACGCCGAACTCGCGGCGACCGTCCGCGAACTCGCCGGCCCCGACCGCAAGGCCGTGCTGGCCGTCGTCGTCACCCCGGACGGCACCCGCACCGCGACGATCGGCGCCCAGCCGGACGCCCGGTTCGAGATCGGGTCGGTGAGCAAGGCCTTCACGGGACTGTTGCTCGCCGACGCGATCGAGCGTGGCGAGGTCACCCCGGACACCAGGCTCGGTGACCTCCTCGAACTGGGCGACGCACCCGCGGCGGACGTCACCCTCGAGCAGCTCGCCACCCACACCTCCGGTCTGCCACGCCTGCCGATGGATCTCTCGACGATCCTCTCCTCAGCGTGGTTCGCACTCACGACGGCGAACCCGTACGGAGAGGACCTCGAGAAGCTGCTCGAACAGGCGCGGTCCGCGTCCCTCGACACCCCGAAGGGCACCTACTCCAACCTCGGCTTCGAACTGCTCGGCGCCGCCCTCGGCTCGGCCGCCGGCACCAGCTACGCCGACCTCCTCGAGGAGCGGATCACCGGTCCGATGGGACTCGACTCGACCAGCCCCGTGAGCGATGCAGCAGAGCTCGGCGACCACGACCTCCTCGGTGAGACCGCCGGCGGACGGACCGCCGCAGCATGGACCGGCACGGCGATCGGGCCTGCCGGTGGCATCCGCTCGGACACGGCGGATCTCGCCCGCTTCGCGGAACGACTGGCCGACGGCAGCGCGCCGGGCATCGGGGCGCTCGCCCCACAGACGGCGTTCGGCGATCGCGAGATCGGCTGGGCCTGGATCACCGATCGGAAGGCGATCGACGGTGAGGACCTCGTCTGGCACAACGGCGCCACGGGCGGCTTCGCCTCCTTCGTCGGCGTCGTCCCGGCGACCGGCACCACGGTGGTCCTCGTCTCGGCGACCCAGGAGTCGGTCGATGCGGCCGGTGTCGCCCTCCTCGAGCAGATCGGAGCAGCACGATGA
- a CDS encoding ArsR family transcriptional regulator — MTTIDPGDHEARLARLEAAVFARPADEDTTTERPDEVASAAATGDADDTFWALHGLEQRTAELEHGAVLFTGSVVADGGPVQWQYARATDDLLALGDDPDAVESAGSGPLATAASRLAAIGSPVRLQLLLAVANGTSALADLGELDGIGTTGQVYHHVRVLTAAGWLQPAGRGRVAVPPMRLVPLLVAVAAME, encoded by the coding sequence ATGACGACCATCGACCCCGGCGATCACGAGGCACGTCTCGCGCGTCTCGAAGCCGCCGTGTTCGCCCGACCGGCCGATGAGGACACGACCACCGAGCGACCGGATGAGGTTGCGTCCGCAGCCGCGACGGGCGATGCCGACGACACCTTCTGGGCGCTCCACGGGCTCGAACAGCGCACGGCCGAGCTCGAGCACGGGGCGGTCCTCTTCACCGGCTCGGTCGTCGCCGACGGCGGACCCGTGCAGTGGCAGTACGCCAGAGCGACCGACGACCTCCTCGCGCTCGGCGACGACCCCGACGCCGTGGAATCAGCAGGTTCCGGTCCACTCGCGACCGCGGCATCGCGGCTCGCAGCCATCGGCTCCCCCGTCCGGCTGCAGCTGCTCCTGGCCGTCGCCAACGGCACCTCCGCACTCGCGGACCTCGGCGAACTCGACGGCATCGGGACGACCGGCCAGGTCTACCACCACGTCCGCGTCCTGACCGCCGCCGGCTGGCTGCAACCCGCCGGCCGCGGACGGGTCGCGGTCCCACCCATGCGACTCGTCCCGCTGCTCGTCGCCGTCGCCGCCATGGAATGA
- a CDS encoding MFS transporter — protein sequence MSTTPPGGTDDTGRTGGHGDEAPRLGSRPRNFPPPPLVTPDAAAATVDLDTSQVAAVKAQAGRKGRIFAWSLWDWGSASFNAVVTTFVFTVYLTSDSFGEEAAVSASLGWALAAAGLLIAILAPVVGQRSDSAGRRKFWLGFNTYVVVAVTALLFFVAPDPDFLWLGLVLLAVGNIVFEFAGVNYNAMLAQVSTPTSIGKVSGLGWGMGYIGGIVLLLIVYFGFISPEVGLFGVTGEDGMDVRVAMLVSAAWFGVFALPVLLAVPEYHAPQAVARPHVGFFASYGVLAKSIAELWRDSRQTLYFLLASAVFRDGLAGVFTFGGVLAAGTFGFSPGEVIIFAIAANVVAGIATITIGLLDDKVGPKPVIVASLIGLVVAGSAVFFLHEGGATIFWIFGLMLCLFVGPAQSASRSFLARIIPEGREGEVFGLYATTGRAVSFLAPTAFALFVTLGGAQFWGILGIVLVLLIGLGLLIPVHAKQGRLSSRA from the coding sequence ATGAGCACGACTCCCCCAGGTGGCACCGACGACACCGGCCGGACAGGCGGGCACGGCGACGAGGCCCCGCGTCTCGGATCCCGGCCCCGCAACTTCCCGCCACCACCGCTCGTCACCCCCGACGCCGCAGCGGCCACCGTCGACCTCGACACCTCGCAGGTCGCCGCAGTGAAGGCGCAGGCGGGCCGGAAGGGTCGCATCTTCGCGTGGAGCCTGTGGGACTGGGGCTCGGCGTCGTTCAACGCGGTCGTCACCACCTTCGTGTTCACCGTCTATCTGACGAGCGACTCCTTCGGCGAGGAGGCCGCGGTGTCGGCGTCGCTCGGGTGGGCGCTCGCGGCCGCCGGGCTGCTGATCGCGATCCTCGCGCCGGTCGTCGGCCAGCGGTCGGACTCCGCCGGTCGACGGAAGTTCTGGCTCGGCTTCAACACCTACGTCGTCGTCGCGGTCACCGCGCTCCTCTTCTTCGTCGCCCCCGATCCGGACTTCCTCTGGCTGGGCCTCGTCCTCCTCGCGGTCGGCAACATCGTGTTCGAGTTCGCCGGCGTCAACTACAACGCGATGCTCGCCCAGGTGTCGACGCCCACCTCCATCGGCAAGGTCTCCGGTCTCGGCTGGGGCATGGGGTACATCGGCGGCATCGTGCTGCTGCTCATCGTGTACTTCGGCTTCATCTCCCCCGAGGTCGGACTCTTCGGCGTCACCGGCGAGGACGGCATGGACGTCCGCGTCGCGATGCTCGTGTCCGCGGCGTGGTTCGGGGTCTTCGCCCTGCCCGTGCTGCTCGCCGTGCCCGAGTACCACGCGCCCCAGGCCGTCGCCCGGCCGCACGTCGGGTTCTTCGCCTCCTACGGCGTCCTCGCCAAGAGCATCGCGGAACTCTGGCGCGACAGCCGACAGACGCTCTACTTCCTGCTCGCGAGCGCCGTGTTCCGCGACGGGCTCGCCGGCGTCTTCACCTTCGGTGGCGTCCTGGCCGCAGGGACCTTCGGCTTCTCACCCGGCGAGGTGATCATCTTCGCGATCGCCGCCAACGTCGTCGCCGGGATCGCGACGATCACGATCGGCCTGCTCGACGACAAGGTGGGGCCGAAACCCGTCATCGTCGCGTCGCTCATCGGCCTCGTCGTCGCGGGAAGCGCCGTGTTCTTCCTCCACGAGGGCGGCGCGACGATCTTCTGGATCTTCGGGCTCATGCTGTGCCTGTTCGTCGGCCCTGCACAGTCGGCGAGCCGCTCGTTCCTGGCGCGCATCATCCCCGAGGGCCGCGAGGGTGAGGTCTTCGGCCTCTACGCCACGACCGGCCGCGCCGTGTCCTTCCTCGCACCGACCGCCTTCGCACTGTTCGTCACGCTTGGCGGGGCGCAGTTCTGGGGGATCCTCGGGATCGTGCTCGTGCTGCTCATCGGCCTCGGACTGCTGATCCCGGTGCACGCGAAGCAGGGGCGGCTCAGCTCGCGGGCCTGA